Below is a genomic region from Elusimicrobiota bacterium.
CCTCCGTCACCCGCCCAGGTTCTCTCTCGTGACCGACAACAACGGGCCCCGCTCGGCCGAAAAAACCGTGGCCGTGATCGGCGCCACCAACGACCGCGCCAAATTCGGCAACAAGTCCGTCCGGGCGCATTTGAAGGCCGGCTACAGGGTTTATCCCGTTCATCCCCGGGAAACCACCGTCGAGGGTTTGCCCGTTTTCAAGTCCATCCGGGATGTCCCGCCGGTGGACCGAGTGACGGTGTACATACCGCCCGGCGCCCTGCTGCAAATTCTGCCGGACATCGCGGCCAAACAACCCAAGGAGTTTTTCCTGAACCCAGGAACCGAAAGCCCCGAGGTTTTGGAAAAAGCCCGGGCCTTGGGTTTGCAACCCATTCAAGCCTGCAGCATCGTGGACCTGGGCTACGCTTCCTCCCATTTCTGACATGACCATCCGACCCCTGCTGCTCACCCTGCTGTTCGCGGCTCCCGCCTTCGGCGCTGGACGAATGAGCCTCAAGGAAATGAACGATGGGCGGGAGGAAATTCGGCTTTTGACTCTGGAACGCATCCGCGCCGTGCCGGAGGATTCCCGGGCCATCGTGACGGGGGAGTCGCGGTTGCGGGAGCTTTTTGAGGAATACCAAGTTCAAGGCGGCACGCCCCCCGTTCGATTGTCGGCCGACACGTCTTACCTGCGCGGTGAAAGTCAAAAATTGATCCGCCTCCGGTCCGCCGGGCGGACGCCGCCCGCGGACCCCGGGGTGGCCGCCCGCATTGAAAAACGGTGGAACCTGTATCTCGCCCAGCGCGACGCCTTGAAAGACGCCGCCGCGTCCGATCAACAGGCCGGGAAATCGGAAAGCACCGTTTACTGGGCCACGCTCCGGGCCTTTGACCGCCTGCTGGAAAACACCGACAAAAAACTTTTGCACAACACGCCGCCGGGAGAGCGAAGCTTGACCGACGCCTTCGCTCGGGACCGGGCGGCAATATTGATGTCCCTGGAATCGGGACCCAAAAAAACCCGGGGTCCGGTCAAAGTGGTCGTGCCGGAAATTCACGCGCCGTCCATGACCATGGACGTCTCGGCTTTCTACCACGCCGTGGATTCCCTTCCCGAAGCCCGACCGCTGACGAAGGGCGCCTGGACCATCCCCGCCGGCGCGCGTACCGTTACGGAACGCCGGGCCGGGGTTCGCCTGGTGGTCCGCCCCGCCGCGGGTCAAGGCCTGGCCTACATCGGTTCCGAAACGGTGGATTTTCAATACGGTTATTTGGTCATCCCGGCCGAAACCGCTTATTATTTTGAGAACACGGGAACGATCCCCCTGGACATCGAATTCGTGGGGATCAAGCCCTAGAGGTCAAACATGGATAAATTGATCATCAACGGGTTGGAACTTTGGCTCAAAATCGGCTGCACGGAGGCCGAGCGGGCCTTCCCCCAGCGGATTGAAATGGACGTGACTTTGGAACTGTCTTTAAGCGCGGCGGGCAAAAGCGACGATCTGGCCCAATCGATGGACTACGCCGCCGTGGCCGATGCCCTTCGGCAAAAGTTAACGCCTCAATCCTTTCACTTGATCGAAACCGTCGCGGAGCAGGCGGCGGACCTCGTGCTGTGGAAATACAAACCCCGGGCCGTCACCGTCCTCATCAAAAAACGCGCCCTCCCAGGACTCGCCTGGGCCGGCGTGGAAATCCACCGCCCTTAGGCGCGGGGCCTTGAAATAGGCCCCTTTTGCCGCTATAAGTAAAGATCATCGTCTCTCCAACCCGCACGCCGGAGGTTCCGCATGGCCTTTTTGAAGCGCATCCAAAACAGTTGGCGTTTAATGAAAAGCTCCCTGTCCGTCATGGTCGATCACCCGAAGCTGATGGTCTTTCCGGCCGTGATCACCGCCTGCACCCTGGGCATCCTCCTTTTCTTTCTGGCCCCCGTGGCTCTTCAGCCCACGGGCCACGGCTACACCGAAGGGGCGCATTGGAAAGCCGTGAGCGAAAGCGTCTTTACCCGGGAATCCATGGACCGAATGGCCGCGGCCAAGCCGGAAGAGCGCCGAAACCAACAGTTGTCCCTGACACCCCAGGCCATGGTGTACCTCGCCGTGATTTATTTTGCTTCCATGTTTCTGGCGACCTTTTTCACCACCGCGTTCTACCATGAAATCATCAGCGCCCTCCAGGGCGGCGGCGTGTCCGTCACCGGCGGTTTGCGCTTCGCCCTAACCAAACTTCCGGCGATCCTGATGTGGTCCCTCTTCGCCGGAGTGATCGGCTATCTCATTAAATCCCTGGAGGAGCGGGTGGGATTGGTGGGAAAATGGATCCTTCGGTTCATCGGGGTGGCCTGGAGCGTGGCCTCGGTCTTCGCCATTCCGGTCCTCGTCATGGAGGAAGAAAAAAACCCGGTGGCCATTCTGAAACGCTCCGCGGAGACCCTGAAAAAAACCTGGGGGGAATCCCTGGCGGGGTTCGTGGGCCTTCAATTCGGCGGGTTCATCGTTATTTTTTCAACGATCGGACTTTACACGGCGGGGATAATCGCGGCGTCCTACTTTAAAATGCCCCTGCTGATTCTGGCGACCACCGGCCTTTGGGTCGCCGGCCTCTTCGCCTTTTTCTACACCATGGGGGTGGCCAACAGCATATACCGTTGCGCCCTCTACGTCTTTGCCGCCCAGGGCACCCTGGCGGGGCCCTACGACCGGGAGGCCATGGACCTGGCCTGGAAAATGAAAAAAAGCTAGGGCTGGAAGGACGCCCAGGACTTTTCGGTTTCCCAGAGGGTCACGCGGGTCACGGGCAGGCCCCGCTTCCGGGCCACGGTGAAGATTTCCTTGGCAATGTTCTCGGCGGTGGGGTTGTCCCGCATTAAGTAAAAGGGTTCGCCCAGGCTTTTGAGCGTTTTCGCCAGGGGATCGTCCTTCCGAAGAATCATCTGGTGGTCCAGGTGGTCGTCGATCCAGCTCTGCAGGCGGCTTTTGATGTCCCCGAAATCCACCACCATGCCCCGGGGGTCGAGTTTTCGGGCCGAAACCTCCACTTCCACCCGGCCGTTGTGTCCGTGGGGATGGCGGCACTTCCCTTCATAATTCATCAGGCGGTGGCCGTAGCAAAAGTGGATTTCACGGACGACTTTGAACACGGGGATATGGTAAAATACCCTTTCCGGTCGGTCAATAAATCGATTTGAAATTAATAGTCAAAAGGAGATACGCATGAGTCGGGGGGAGAAGATTGTTGCGTCCGTTTTGGGGATCCTGGTGTTTTTCGGACTCTTTTTCTTCATTTATTCATCCATGAAAGCCACCCCCACCTACCCGGCCCTTGACGAAACCGTCGGCGATTACGGCGACGATTACAATTTTAATGTGGAAGGCGACACCACCACGGTGGACGAGGCCATTCCGGAAGAGCCCTCTGCCCGGGTCGCGGAACCGACCAAGAAGGACGAAAAACAGCCTAAGAAATAGGGCTGTTTTGTCATTTCCTTGTCACAACCCAAACGCAACACCAGCCACCTGTGGGAGGCCATGCGGGAGATCCGCGTTCTCCGCTTCCCCCGTCATCGGCTGGCCACCTTCGGCCAAAGCGAGATCACCTATCAGTTGGTGACCTCCATTTCCGCCCTCCCCGCCCGGTCCACCCTCCGCACCGGAAAGGTCATCGCCGAACGCCCTCAAATCCTCACCCCCGACGCCTTCGTCCAACGGTTCAAGGACTTCGGGGAGGATTCCTCGGCCTACGAGCGGTTCCTGAAGGATCATTTTTCCGACAGCTTGCGGGGCCTGGAGTACAATTTCCGCAATATTCTGGAATCCACCGAACCCCACCACACGGACGCCCGGGAACTGGCCCGCAACATCCGAAAGGACTTGGACGACCGGGACGCCGGGCGGGCGGCCGTCATCCTGGGGCCCGAATCCGGCTGGGGCTTCGCCCTCATGAAATTCATTTTGGAGGAAACGTCCCAAAGTTTCGCCGTCAACGTGCGCGAGTTGGACGAGCGGGGCCTCTTCAACCCCGAAGGCGCCGAGGAGCGCCGCCGTCGGGAAATCGAGTCCCTCCTGCGCAAGGCCGAAACGGATCCGTCCTTCGTCAAACCCCTGGCCGATCTGCTGAATCGTTACGGTCTTTTTAACGACTACCAGGACGCCTTTTTCCGCCTCGTCAAACGCGGGGCGTCGTGAAAATCCTCCTCGCCCGCCCCCGGGGATTTTGCGCGGGGGTCGTGCGGGCCGTCGATATCGTCGACATCGCCCTTCAGAAATTTCCGGCCCCGATTTACGTCCGCAAAGAAATCGTCCACAACCGGGCGGTCGTCGACGATTTTAAATCCCGGGGCGTGGTCTTCATCGACACCCTGGACGAAGCCCCCGCCCAAAGCGTGGTCATTTTTTCCGCCCACGGGGTGTCCCCGGAAGTCCGTCGCCGGGCCGACGAACGCGGCCTCCGGGTCATCGACGCCACCTGCCCCCTGGTCACCAAGGTCCACCTCGAAGTTCACCGTTTCCGGCGGGAAGGTTTCCGCCTGTTGCTGGTCGGCCACCGGGAGCACGACGAAGTCGAAGGAACCCTGGGCGAAGCCCCCGGGGAGATCACCCTGGTGGAAAACGTCGACGACGTGGTCCGCCTGCCCTTTCCGCTCGATGAAAAACTCATGATTCTCACCCAAACCACCCTGAGCCTGGACGAAACCCGGGACGTGATCCTCGCCATCAAAAAACGCTTCCCCAACGCCGAGACGCCGCCCAAGGACGACATCTGTTACGCCACCCAAAACCGCCAAGACGCGGTCAAAGATTTGCTTCGCCGCGACATCGACCTCCTTTTGGTGGTCGGTTCCAAAAACAGCTCCAACAGCCAACGACTGGTGGACGTGGCCCGTCAATCGGGCTGCTCCGCCCATTTGATCGATGGCGCGGGCGAGATCGACCCCGCCTGGCTGACCGGCGTCACAACCGTCGGCGTCACGGCCGGCGCTTCGGCGCCGGAACACCTGGTGCAGGGCGTGGTGGCTCTTTTGACCGGTCGCGGCGGCCGGGTGGAGGAAGTCACCGTCCGGGAAGAGGACGTCCACTTTTCCTTGCCCAAAGAATTGGCCGGCCTCGCGCCGACCCGATGAGCGCCCGGCGCCCGCCGTCGGCCGCTCCCGTTCTCGTTTTCCGCCACGTCCCCCACGAAGGCCTCGGGACCCTCGCCCCGGCCCTTCGGGCGGCCGGATACCCCGTTCGCGTCATCGACATCGCCCGGGGGCGTCCCGCCCTGCCGTCCCCCCGAAGCCTCTCCGCGCTGATCGTCATGGGCGGTCCCATGGGCGTCTACGAGAAATCAAAATACCCCTTTCTGCGTCGGGAAATCGCCTACCTCCGCCGAGCTATTCGGGCGAAGAAACCCCTGCTGGGCGTGTGTTTGGGCGCCCAGCTCATCGCCCACGCCCTGGGCCAACGGGTCTATCCCAATGACAAAAAAGAAATCGGTTGGTACCCCCTCCATCGGACCGACGCCGCCCGGCGGGACCCTCTGTTCGCCCGTTTTCCCAAAACCGCCGCGGTCTTCCAATGGCACGGCGATACTTTTGATTTACCGAAAGGCGCCACGCTGCTGGCCACCTCGCCCCGCTGCCGCCATCAGGCCTTCCGCTGGGGCGACCGGGTTTACGGCCTGCAGTTCCACGTGGAAGTCGATCCCGCGATGGTTCGCGAATGGCTTTCCCAACCCGGCGTGGACCAAGAGCTCCAAGCCGTCGAGGGGCGCACACGACGGGAAATCCGCCTCCACCGCCACCGCCGCTGGCGCGGGTTGCGTCGGCTGGCTCAACCCCTGTTCCAAGGCTGGGTGGGGATCCTACGGGGAACGGCGGGCCTCCCCGGGCGACGCCTCGCCCCGACCCCTTCCCGTCCGTGAACGTCCTTTCCGTTCGGCCAACCCCGCGCCTTGCCCCAGCGCCGCCGGCGATCGCCCAACGATTTAAAAGGGTCTACATCGAAATCAGCAACGTTTGCAATTTGCAGTGCTCCTTCTGCCCCGCCGTCGCTCGGGACACGCAGTTCATGGGGATCGACCTTTTTAGGAAAATCGCCGCCGCCGCGGCGCCGCTGACGGAAGAAGTCGGCTTTCATTTGATGGGGGAACCCCTGCTCCACCCCGCCTTTAATTCCTTCGTCGACGCCTGCGCTTCCCTGGGCCTTCCCATCCATTTAACGACCAACGGGTTCTTGCTCCAGCCGACCCGCTCGAACATTCTGTTGCATCCGGCCCTAAAACAAATCAATTTTTCGCTTCAAAGTTTTGCGGACAATTTTCCCGAAAAGGACGACGCGGACTACCTTCAACGGATTTTTGACTTCACGGAGCGGGCCGGGCGGGAACGCCCCGATCTTTACATCAATTACCGCCTCTGGAACCACGGAGCGCCCAGGTCGTTGGAAGGGAACGGTCGTCTGATCGGGAAAATCAAGCGGGGGCTGGGCGTCGATTTTGGTAATGTGCCGGATGTCCGATGGAAGAAAAGCGTTCCATTGAAAGGCCGGGCGTCGCTGCATTTCGACACCCGATTTCAATGGCCCCACCCCGACCAACCGGTCCGGTCCTCCCGGGGCTTTTGCCACGGACTGTCCACCCACATTGGGGTGTTGGCCGACGGGACCGTCGTTCCCTGTTGCTTGGACAAGGAAGGCGTTATTAATTTGGGAAACCTCGGCACCCAAAACATCCACGACGTGCTTCAAAGCCCCCGGGCCACGGCCATCCGCGAGGGGTTTAAAAAAGGGATCCTGGTGGAGGACCTTTGTCGAAAATGCACTTACATTTCCCGCTTTGACGGCAAAGCCCAAAAAATTAACCCCGACGCCTCCCCCCGGCCCCCGGACCCCGTTCATGGAAACTAAGACCGCCCGTCGGTCCTCCCCGCCGTCCGCCGAATGGGGGGAGGAACATTTCGAAAACTACGGCGGGGAGGGGCGGAGTTACCGTCGAACGTGGAAGCAATTCAACAGCGTGAACGACTGCGTAAAAATCTTCTCCCGAATCGAGGGGTTGCGCATCGAATCGGTCATCGTCCTCGGGGCGGCCATGGGGGACATCTTGAAATTTTTCGAGTCCACCTGGGGCACGCGGCCGCACGGGTGCGAGCTGAGCCGCTGGGCTTACCGACAAATTCCCCACCCCTACCGTCGACGAATAAAAAATCAAGACATGAAACATTACGTGAAAGAATGCCGGAGGAGGGTGGACGTCGTTTACGCCAATTCCTTTATGTATTTGAACGAGGAGGACGTCCCTTGGGTTTTGAAGCACTGCGCCCGCATCGGCCGCTATTTGTTCGTGGACCTCAGTTATTCGGAGTGTTTCGCGGAGAACGACCCTTTTCGCCGCATCTTGAAACCCCACCGCTGGTGGAGAAACCAATTCCGGGAAGCGGGGTTTGTCCCCTTTGGAAAACACCGAAAACTCTGGCGATCGGCTTCCCGAATCCAGGCCCTCGCGGCCCTTTCCGGTCGTTCCGCGAAGAAGTAAACTGTCTGCCAATCCCGAGTCGAAGAACGCCGAGGACACCTTGACCATTTCACAGACCCCGCAGCGCGCCGCCCTTCCCCACGCCGAACGAGCCCGAAGCCTGATGCTTTTGGGGTTCGGCGCTCTTCTGGTTTCCACCTTCCTGGCCCGAAGCGGCCGGGAACCTTTCGCCTCCGGGTTCGTGGCCCTGGCCGCCTGGAGCTATCTTCTGCTGGTCGACGGATGGGTCTATCGCCATCGCGGCGAATCCCTGATCCAGTCGCATCCCCGTCGTTTCTTGTTTCTCGCCCTCTGGTCTCTGGTGTTCAAGCTCTTCAACGAAATCGCCAACCTCCGGCTGGGCTATTGGGCCCACGGCGTGACGTCGGCTTCCCGGGGCGCGGCCTGGATCCTCGGCGCCGTCGCCTTGGCGGCGGCCGTGCCCGTCCTTTTGGAAACGGCGGATTTGATCGAATCCGCCGGCGTTTTCAAATCCGTGACCGTGCCGCCCCTCCAACGGGCCCCCAGCGTTCTCATCGTGAGCGGCGGGTTGGTCTTCGCGTTTTTGGCCCTCGCCTGGCCCCGCCTTTTTTCGCCTCTTTGGTGGGCCGTTCCTCTCCTGCTCTGCGATCCGCTCAACGAACGCTGGGCGGAATCTTCCCTGTTGGCCGACGCCCGGGTCGGCCAGGTGCGCAAGATCGTCCTGGTGGGCTTGGCCGGGCTCCTCACCGGCGTCCTCTGGGAAACGGCCAACGTCGTGGCGGGCCCTCACTGGATTTACCCCGCCTTGGACAACCCCGTCCGATTCCTTGAACTGCCCGTGGCCGGCTATTTGCTTTGCCCGTTCATGGCGTTGAGCGCCTACGCGTCCTCCGTGACGGCCGTGGCCCTCTGGGACCGCATGAAACCGATGATTCGAATTCCGCTGGCCTTCGGCGCCGCCGTCGCCGTCGTCGCCGCCTTGGCGCGCGTGTGGCCGTGAAACCGGGCGTCTACGTCGTCACCGGGGGCGCCGGTTTTCTGGGGTCCCATTTAAGCGACCACCTTCTTCGGCGGGGCCACCGGGTCATCGGCGTGGACAATTTATTGACGGGCTCCCCCGACAACATCGCCCACCTGGCGGGTCACCCGCGTTACCGTTTCATCAAGCACGACGTCACCCAGGACCTTTACCTGCACGGTCCCGTGAACGGGATTCTCCATTTCGCGAGCCCCGCTTCGCCCCGGGATTATTTGGAGTTCCCCATTCAAACCCTCAAAGTCGGCGCCCTGGGCACCCACAAGATGCTGGGCCTCGCCAAAGCCAAGAACGCTCGGTTCCTGCTGGCTTCCACCTCGGAAGTTTACGGCGATCCCCAGGTGCACCCCCAGCGGGAAGATTATTGGGGCCACGTGAATCCCGTGGGGCCCCGGGGCGTTTACGACGAGGCCAAACGCTACGCCGAAGCCATGGCCATGGCCTACCACCGGGCCCACGGCGTCAAGGTGCGCATCGCCCGAATCTTCAACACCTACGGCCCGCGCATGCGCAAAAACGACGGCCGCGCCGTTCCCGAATTCATCGACGCCGCCTTGAACAACAAACCCATTCCCGTCTTCGGCCGGGGCCAACAGACCCGAAGCCTGTGCTACGTGGAGGACGAGGTGGAAGGCTTGTTGCGGCTCCTTTTCTCCAGCCACGTGGGGCCCATGAACATCGGCAACCCCCGGGAAATCACCATTTTGGACATCGCCCGCCTGGTCAAGAAACTGACCGGCAGCCGAAGCCCCATCGTGCACAAACCCCTGCCCGTGGACGACCCCAAAGTCCGCCAGCCCAACATCGCCTTCGCCCGCCGCGCCCTGCGGTGGGAACCGAACGTGACGCTGGAAGAAGGCCTCCGGCGGACCGTTGATTGGTTCCAAAACGCCGCCGGCCCCGCCCCGAAACCGAAGCGATCGAGGAAAAAACAATAAAGCGCCCTTCCGCCAACACGTGGTGGGTCGTCGGCGTCACGGCCGCGGTGTTGGTGTTTTACGTTTTCGGCTTTTTTGATCGCCTCGAAAACGCCTCCATCGATTTCCGGTTCGCCCAACGGGGCCTCCGTCCCGTTGATTCCCGCATTGCCCTCATCACCATCAACGACGATTCCCTGAAAAAATTGGGGCTCTACCCCTGGCCCCGGGACCTGCACGCCCGGCTCGTTCAATTGCTAAGCCGGGCGGGCGCCGCGGCCGTCGCCTTTGACGTTCTCTTTTTGGAAGAGGACCGCAAAAACCCGTCCGGCGACGCCGCCCTGGGCCGAACGGCCGCGGCCAACGGCCGGGTGGTTTTCGGTTCGCTCATCACCGATTTTGCGGACGGGGCCCCGTCAAAAGTGGATCGGCCCATCGCCGCGCTCCAAAATCCCCGCAACGGAACCGGGTACGTCAACGTGTTCCCTGAAAAAGACGGCATTCTACGGAACGCCGCCCTGTGGGTCTCTCTGGAGGGGCGCGTCCTGCCCTCCCTGAGTTTGGCCGCCCTGGCCGTCGTTCGCCAACGGACGGTTGAAAGCCTCGCCGCGGCCTTGGAAAAACGGGCGTCGGGCGACTGGCACGAAATGATCGTCAATTTTTCGGGTTGGAACGAGAACGCCGCCGGGTCGCCTTCGCCGTACCGGTACTACCCCTACGCCGATGTTCTTTCGGGACGGACCCACCCGGACGCCTTTAAAAACAAGATTGTCATCGTTTGTGGAACGGCCACCGGACTTTTCGACAACACCGCTGTTCCGAATCTGCGCAATTTCCCAGGTCCCGAATTCCACGCCAACGTCCTTGACAATCTGCTGAACGGCACCTATCTCCGCTCGCCCCCCGCCTGGTGGTCTCTCCCCGTCATTCTTCTTTTGGGTCTCGTGATCGGCCCCTGGCTGGCCGGATTAAAAACCAAGCGCGGGGCAACCGCTGTGGGGGCCATTTTAATCGTCTACTACGCGCTCTGCCAATTCGGTTTTAATCGCTTTTATTACGTCTTCAATTTCATCGTTCCCTTGGTCGCCTTGCTCGCCACGTACGGCACGATGCTGTTCCGCCGCCTTTTGACCGAAGAAAAGGAAAAACGCCGGATCAAAAGCATGTTCGGTCAATACGTTTCCCCGAAAGTGATCGATATTCTCATCCGCGACTCCTCCCGCATGAAATTGGGGGGCGAGGAACGTCACGTCACCCTGTTCTTTTCGGACATCGCCGGTTTCACGACGGTCTCCGAAAAATTATCTCCCCAGGAACTCGTCGCGGTGCTAAACGATTACCTGAGCACGATGACCGACGTGATCTTGGACCTCGATGGAACCCTCGACAAATTCATCGGCGACGCCATCATGGCGTTCTGGAACGCCCCCCTGGATCAGCCGAAGCACGCGCTCCTGGCCTGCCGGGCCGCCGTGAAACAGATGGCGCTTTTGCCCGAACTTCATCAACGATTCGGCGACAAAGGCTGGCCCGTGGTGGAGTTCCGGATCGGCTTGAACACGGGCCCCGCCGTCATCGGCAACATGGGCTCCACCACCCACCGAAACTTCACCGCCGTGGGGGACACCGTCAATTTGGCCTCCCGACTCGAGGGCGCCAACAAAATGTTCGGGACTCGGATCTTGATTTCCGAAAGCACGTTCCAGGCCGCCAAGGACGACGTCGAGGTCCGGGAATTGGATTTCCTCCGCGTGAAGGGGAAAACCCAGCCCATCCGGGTCTTTGAATTGCTCGCCATGAAAAACGGGGTGTCCCCGGAAAAGAAAAAATCCGTTTCCCTGTTCACCGAAGGATTGGCGCTTTACCGCGATCGTCGGTTCACGGACGCCACGGCCAAATTTTTCGAGTCCCTGAAGGCGTCGCCCGATGACAAGCCCTCTCAAATCTACATTAAGCGTTGCGAGCAATTCCTGACCACGCCCCCGCCCCCGGACTGGGATGGGGTGTACGTGATGACCAGCAAGTAACCGCGTTGTCCGACCTTCTCGCCGAATTTCGTCGCCGCCTCCCCGATCCGACGCCGTCCCGCCTCCTGATTGCCTGCTCCGGCGGTCCCGATTCCATGGCCCTGCTCGACCTGGCCGATCGCTTTCGGCGGGACACCGGCGCCTTCGTCGCGGCGGGCCACGTGGATCACGGCCTGCGGGGTCCAGCGTCCCGCGCCGACGCCGCCTTCGTGGAACGTTGGTGCCGTGACCGGGATCTGCCGCTGGATGTCCAACGGGTCGGCGTGCGAACGGGGGCCCGGAAGCGCCGGAAAGGGCTGGAAGAGGCGGCCCGCCATCTTCGCTACGCCGCCTTGGCTCGATCGGCCCGAAAATTTCGCTGTCCGATGGTTCTCACGGCCCACACCCTGGGGGACCAGGCCGAAACGGTCTTTATGAACCTGCTTCGGGGCGCCGGTCCCGCCGGCTTGGCGGGGATGGCCGCCGAGGCCCCCTGGCCCGCGGGGATCGGCCCGCGCCTGGGACGACCGTTGCTCTTGGTATCTCGGAAAGACATTCTCGCCTATTTAAAAAAACGGCGGATTCCCTGGCGGAAGGACGCCACCAACGACGAGCCGGTCTTTCTGCGCAACCGGATCCGCCCGACCCTGCGCCAATGGGAACGGTGGCGGCCTGGTTTTTTCGACCGGGTGGCCCAAACGGCCCAAATCCTGCGGGACGAGGAAGACTATTGGCGGGATCGCCTCGCCGTCCCGGGCCATGCCCATCGACGGAAAAACAGCCCCGCTCGCCTTGATATCGCCCCCTTTTTGAGGTATCCTATCGTTGAACAGCGACGGCGCCTTCGCCACGTTTTCGGCCTTGCCCATTTTGAATCGGTGGAACGGGTCCGGGCCTTGGCGGCGGCGCCCCGGGGCGGCCCCTCCCGCGGCCCTCTGGACCTCCCCGGGGTTCGCGTCGCCCGCGCCGGCCGGTTCCTCCTCTTTCAACGTCGCCGCCCGGGAACCAAATACGGGCGCCGTTCGTTATAGTAAAGTTCGACCCATGGCCCGCCA
It encodes:
- a CDS encoding CoA-binding protein, encoding MTDNNGPRSAEKTVAVIGATNDRAKFGNKSVRAHLKAGYRVYPVHPRETTVEGLPVFKSIRDVPPVDRVTVYIPPGALLQILPDIAAKQPKEFFLNPGTESPEVLEKARALGLQPIQACSIVDLGYASSHF
- the folB gene encoding dihydroneopterin aldolase; the encoded protein is MDKLIINGLELWLKIGCTEAERAFPQRIEMDVTLELSLSAAGKSDDLAQSMDYAAVADALRQKLTPQSFHLIETVAEQAADLVLWKYKPRAVTVLIKKRALPGLAWAGVEIHRP
- a CDS encoding 6-carboxytetrahydropterin synthase: MFKVVREIHFCYGHRLMNYEGKCRHPHGHNGRVEVEVSARKLDPRGMVVDFGDIKSRLQSWIDDHLDHQMILRKDDPLAKTLKSLGEPFYLMRDNPTAENIAKEIFTVARKRGLPVTRVTLWETEKSWASFQP
- the ispH gene encoding 4-hydroxy-3-methylbut-2-enyl diphosphate reductase, which translates into the protein MKILLARPRGFCAGVVRAVDIVDIALQKFPAPIYVRKEIVHNRAVVDDFKSRGVVFIDTLDEAPAQSVVIFSAHGVSPEVRRRADERGLRVIDATCPLVTKVHLEVHRFRREGFRLLLVGHREHDEVEGTLGEAPGEITLVENVDDVVRLPFPLDEKLMILTQTTLSLDETRDVILAIKKRFPNAETPPKDDICYATQNRQDAVKDLLRRDIDLLLVVGSKNSSNSQRLVDVARQSGCSAHLIDGAGEIDPAWLTGVTTVGVTAGASAPEHLVQGVVALLTGRGGRVEEVTVREEDVHFSLPKELAGLAPTR
- a CDS encoding gamma-glutamyl-gamma-aminobutyrate hydrolase family protein (Members of this family of hydrolases with an active site Cys residue belong to MEROPS family C26.); the encoded protein is MSARRPPSAAPVLVFRHVPHEGLGTLAPALRAAGYPVRVIDIARGRPALPSPRSLSALIVMGGPMGVYEKSKYPFLRREIAYLRRAIRAKKPLLGVCLGAQLIAHALGQRVYPNDKKEIGWYPLHRTDAARRDPLFARFPKTAAVFQWHGDTFDLPKGATLLATSPRCRHQAFRWGDRVYGLQFHVEVDPAMVREWLSQPGVDQELQAVEGRTRREIRLHRHRRWRGLRRLAQPLFQGWVGILRGTAGLPGRRLAPTPSRP
- a CDS encoding SPASM domain-containing protein, producing MNVLSVRPTPRLAPAPPAIAQRFKRVYIEISNVCNLQCSFCPAVARDTQFMGIDLFRKIAAAAAPLTEEVGFHLMGEPLLHPAFNSFVDACASLGLPIHLTTNGFLLQPTRSNILLHPALKQINFSLQSFADNFPEKDDADYLQRIFDFTERAGRERPDLYINYRLWNHGAPRSLEGNGRLIGKIKRGLGVDFGNVPDVRWKKSVPLKGRASLHFDTRFQWPHPDQPVRSSRGFCHGLSTHIGVLADGTVVPCCLDKEGVINLGNLGTQNIHDVLQSPRATAIREGFKKGILVEDLCRKCTYISRFDGKAQKINPDASPRPPDPVHGN
- a CDS encoding SDR family oxidoreductase: MKPGVYVVTGGAGFLGSHLSDHLLRRGHRVIGVDNLLTGSPDNIAHLAGHPRYRFIKHDVTQDLYLHGPVNGILHFASPASPRDYLEFPIQTLKVGALGTHKMLGLAKAKNARFLLASTSEVYGDPQVHPQREDYWGHVNPVGPRGVYDEAKRYAEAMAMAYHRAHGVKVRIARIFNTYGPRMRKNDGRAVPEFIDAALNNKPIPVFGRGQQTRSLCYVEDEVEGLLRLLFSSHVGPMNIGNPREITILDIARLVKKLTGSRSPIVHKPLPVDDPKVRQPNIAFARRALRWEPNVTLEEGLRRTVDWFQNAAGPAPKPKRSRKKQ
- a CDS encoding CHASE2 domain-containing protein — translated: MVPKRRRPRPETEAIEEKTIKRPSANTWWVVGVTAAVLVFYVFGFFDRLENASIDFRFAQRGLRPVDSRIALITINDDSLKKLGLYPWPRDLHARLVQLLSRAGAAAVAFDVLFLEEDRKNPSGDAALGRTAAANGRVVFGSLITDFADGAPSKVDRPIAALQNPRNGTGYVNVFPEKDGILRNAALWVSLEGRVLPSLSLAALAVVRQRTVESLAAALEKRASGDWHEMIVNFSGWNENAAGSPSPYRYYPYADVLSGRTHPDAFKNKIVIVCGTATGLFDNTAVPNLRNFPGPEFHANVLDNLLNGTYLRSPPAWWSLPVILLLGLVIGPWLAGLKTKRGATAVGAILIVYYALCQFGFNRFYYVFNFIVPLVALLATYGTMLFRRLLTEEKEKRRIKSMFGQYVSPKVIDILIRDSSRMKLGGEERHVTLFFSDIAGFTTVSEKLSPQELVAVLNDYLSTMTDVILDLDGTLDKFIGDAIMAFWNAPLDQPKHALLACRAAVKQMALLPELHQRFGDKGWPVVEFRIGLNTGPAVIGNMGSTTHRNFTAVGDTVNLASRLEGANKMFGTRILISESTFQAAKDDVEVRELDFLRVKGKTQPIRVFELLAMKNGVSPEKKKSVSLFTEGLALYRDRRFTDATAKFFESLKASPDDKPSQIYIKRCEQFLTTPPPPDWDGVYVMTSK
- the tilS gene encoding tRNA lysidine(34) synthetase TilS, with the protein product MSDLLAEFRRRLPDPTPSRLLIACSGGPDSMALLDLADRFRRDTGAFVAAGHVDHGLRGPASRADAAFVERWCRDRDLPLDVQRVGVRTGARKRRKGLEEAARHLRYAALARSARKFRCPMVLTAHTLGDQAETVFMNLLRGAGPAGLAGMAAEAPWPAGIGPRLGRPLLLVSRKDILAYLKKRRIPWRKDATNDEPVFLRNRIRPTLRQWERWRPGFFDRVAQTAQILRDEEDYWRDRLAVPGHAHRRKNSPARLDIAPFLRYPIVEQRRRLRHVFGLAHFESVERVRALAAAPRGGPSRGPLDLPGVRVARAGRFLLFQRRRPGTKYGRRSL